Proteins encoded in a region of the Podarcis muralis chromosome 2, rPodMur119.hap1.1, whole genome shotgun sequence genome:
- the RNF222 gene encoding RING finger protein 222, translating into MSVTKTSKEIPAAAPSVECPVCYESFQSPKVSRRVLSCGHAFCHDCLVKCLLASRDEGRLQNCLTCPVCRFVTFLCRKRACLPSKISSNPPPLELPLSPSLLSLGPANTLVVPGHFLMSLRGYDSHQNVCGCPSMDSMVHPGGLERQFHVFVITQCGMPLIEENIGVTALNHDVEAAGSVTSQRSLIMGCFQSPIVLAILLVSTVALLGAVLPWLLLLE; encoded by the coding sequence ATGTCTGTGACCAAAACCAGTAAGGAgattcctgctgctgccccttcGGTGGAGTGCCCCGTCTGTTATGAGTCATTTCAGTCTCCGAAAGTGTCGCGCCGGGTGCTGAGCTGTGGGCACGCTTTTTGCCATGACTGTCTGGTCAAGTGCCTTTTGGCGTCGCGGGATGAGGGCCGGCTACAGAACTGCCTCACCTGCCCCGTCTGTCGCTTTGTGACCTTCCTCTGCAGGAAGAGAGCCTGCTTGCCTTCCAAGATCTCCTCGAACCCTCCACCTTTGGAGCTGCCTCTCTCACCTTCGTTGCTGTCCTTGGGGCCGGCAAACACTTTAGTGGTGCCTGGCCACTTCTTGATGTCCCTGCGTGGCTACGACAGCCACCAGAATGTGTGTGGCTGCCCTAGCATGGACTCGATGGTGCACCCTGGTGGCTTGGAGCGACAGTTTCACGTCTTCGTTATCACTCAGTGTGGGATGCCGCTGATCGAAGAGAACATTGGTGTCACCGCTCTAAACCACGATGTGGAAGCTGCGGGATCAGTGACATCTCAGAGGTCCCTAATAATGGGCTGCTTCCAATCACCCATTGTCTTGGCAATCCTCCTGGTCTCCACTGTTGCTCTGTTGGGGGCTGTTCTCCCCTGGCTACTACTACTAGAATGA